Within the Coturnix japonica isolate 7356 linkage group LGE22C19W28_E50C23, Coturnix japonica 2.1, whole genome shotgun sequence genome, the region NNNNNNNNNNNNNNNNNNNNNNNNNNNNNNNNNNNNNNNNNNNNNNNNNNNNNNNNNNNNNNNNNNNNNNNNNNNNNNNNNNNNNNNNNNNNNNNNNNNNNNNNNNNNNNNNNNNNNNNNNNNNNNNNNNGGGGGGTCCAGGGGCTGTAGAGGGGTCTGGGGGCTGTAGGGGGGGGTCTGGAAGCTGCAGGGGGTTGTATGCActgggggggatggggaggtcATGCTAGCACCCAGGCCACCCCTCCTGCAGACTGCTGGACGTGATCCACACGGAGAACAAGCTTTACCTGGTCTTTGAGTTCCTGCACCAGGACCTGAAGAAGTTCATGGATGCATCGTCCCTGGGCGGCATCGCGCTGCCCCTCATCAAGGTGGGTCGGGGAGGGGGTGGCGGGGGGGCACAGAGCAatgctgacccccccccccccaacccttcCATCCCTATAGAGCTACCTGTTCCAGCTGCTGCAAGGCCTGGCCTTCTGCCATGCACACCGAGTGCTGCACCGTGACCTCAAACCCCAGAACCTCCTCATTAACGCTGATGGTGCCATCAAGCTGGCTGACTTTGGGCTGGCACGAGCCTTTGGGGTGCCCGTGCGGACCTACACGCACGAGgtgggtgtggggatggggggggctgTAGGCAGTGGGGGGTGGCCCTATATCCCAATGTctgcccccccatccccaccctatAGGTGGTGACACTGTGGTACCGTGCGCCTGAGATCCTGCTGGGCTGCAAGTATTATTCGACTGCTGTGGACATCTGGAGCCTGGGCTGCATTTTTGCTGAGATGgtgaggaggagaagggggtGAATAAAGGGGGAGAGGGGCTGCGTGCCCATGGGAGAGCAGCTGTTAATCCAAGGGGACACTTGGGGTCACTGAGGGGTGCCCTGGAGGGGCCTGAGGACACCAAGGGATTATAAATGTGGGGATACTAAGCTGCCCTGCTGACACCTTTGGGATACACTGGGGATACCCTGGGAAAACCAAAGCCTTGGGGACACTGAGAGGACACTGTGGTCACGTTCTGAGGTCACTAAAGCTGTGCCCTGAGGGTCACCAAGGCGCACTGTGATCCCACTATGGGACGTGCCCTGCTTTGTCCCCATCCCTCTGTCTCAGCCTTGACGTCATTGCACACGGGGCCGGCCGCAAGGCAAAGAGGCACAAAGGGGctctgtgggtgctgtggggggtggggaggggggagaatCATGTGAGCCCCCAGCCTGGACCCATCATCACGGGGCGGTCATGCGGGGTCGGGGCCGTTTGATCCCATTGTCACCCCATTGCAGGTGACACGGCGCGCGCTCTTCCCCGGGGATTCAGAGATCGATCAGCTCTTCCGTATCTTCCGTACGTTGGGGACACCCGATGAGGCTTCATGGCCTGGAGTCACTGCACTGCCCGACTATAAGCCCAGCTTCCCTAAATGGGCCCGGCAGGATCTGGGCAAGGTGGTGCCACCATTGGATGAGGAGGGACGCAAGCTGCTGGCggtgagcacagggctgggggggaCAGTGAGACAGCAATGGGGTGATGCAATGGGGAGATGCAATGGGAGATGCAATAGGGAGATGCAATGGGAGATACAATGGGGAGATACAATGGGGAGATGGCAATGGGAGATGGCAATGGGAGATGCAATGGGGAGATGCAATGGGAGATGCAATAGGGAGATGCAATGGGAGATACAATGGGGAGATACAATGGGGAGATGCAATGGGGAGATACAGTGGGGAGATGCAATGGGGAGATGCAGTGGGGAGATGCAGTGGGAGATGCAGTGGGAGATGGCAATGGGGAGATGCAGTGGGGAGATGCAGTGGGGAGATGCAATGGGAGATGCAATGGGAGATGCAGTGGGAGATGCAGTGGGGAGATGCAATGGGAGATGCAATGGGGAGATGCAGTGGGAGATGCATTGGGAGATGCAATGGGAAATGCAATGGGGAGATGCAATGGGAGATGCAGTGGGAGATGCAATGGGAAATGCAATGGGGAGATGTAATGGGGAGATGCAATGGGAGATGCAGCGGGAGATGCAATGGGAGATGCAATGGGAAACGCAATGGGGAGATGCAGTTGGAGATGCAGTGGGGAGATGCAGTGGGAGATGCAGTGGGGAGATGCAATGGGGGGATGCAATGGGAGATGCAATGGGGAGATGCAATGGGAAGATGCAATGGGAGATGCAATGGGGAGAGGCAATGGGAGATGCAATGGGGAGATGCAATAGGGAGATGCAATGGGAGATGCAATGGGGAGATGCAGTGGGAGATGCAATGGGGAGATGTAATGGGGAGATGCAGTGGGGAGATGTAATGGGAAATGCAATGGGGAGATGTAATGGGGAGATGCAGTGGGGAGATGCAATGGGGAGATGCAATGGGAAATGCAATGGGGAGATGCAGTGGGGAGATGCAGTGGGGAGATGCAGTGGGGAGATGCAATGGGAAATGCAATGGGAAATGCAATGGGAGATGCAATGGGGAGATGCAATGGGGAGATGCAATGGGAGGCTCCCCCCCCTCACTGTTCCCTCTTCTCCCCCTCAGCAAATGCTGCACTACGATCCCAACAAGCGCATCTCAGCCAAGGCAGCCCTGGGCCATCCCTTCTTCCGCGACGTCACCAGGGCCGTCCCCCACCTGCggctgtgagcactgagctgggggGGGTTGGGCactgggaccccccccagcccccaggaCAGCTCGGggtggggaccccccccctctTGTCTGGGCTCTCAGCACTTACAGttgggggtgaggggaggggggaaagggatAAGGGGAGGGGCAGagctttccccctccctttatCCCCCTCCCCTGCATCCCCAGGGGTGGCAATGGGGGTCCAGCTTTtcttgccccccccccccgcggGTTTTTCCTCGCTGACTTTTGTACCTTTTTTGGGCCATTTTGTAGTTGACATTTAAAGCTCTTTGTGCAGCTCCTGCGCCTCTGGGACgtggggggagggtggggggggagtGGGGCTGTCTGACCCCTATGAGCCCCTTCCAttgcttgggggggggggtcctcaatcacctgcagcccccacagccccatagaccacaGGGCTCCCCTATGGCTGCCCCCAgatccctatagggccctatagacccacaggagcccctatagggccctatagacccacaggagcccctatagggccctatatgTGCCTTGAAGCACCTATAGGGCTCTATATATGCCTTGAAGCACCTATAGGGCCATATATATGCCTTGAAGCACCTATAGGGCCATATATATGCCTTGAAGTACCTATAGGGCCCTGTATATGCCTTGAAGCacctatagggccctatatgTGCCTTGAAGTACTTATAGGGCCCTATATATGCCTTGAAATACTTACAGGACCCACATTTATCCCATCGCTACAGCACCTATTCACATCACATGGACCCTGTGGAGAACTTATGCAtcctatagaccctatatggCCCACATATGGCACTGCATCCTAGTGGACCCCATCCATGCCCCCATATTACATCCATGCCCCCATATTACATCCAGGCCCTATAGGTTCCCTATAAGGCCCCGGTCCATGTAAGCCCCGCCCCCTGGCCCAACAGAGCGCCGTGATTGGCCAGCCGTAGCCCCGCCCCCTGGCTCAACAGAGCGCTGTGATTGGTCAGtcttagccccgcccccctccGAGGGCCTCAGCCTTAAGGTGAGGGGGTCAGAGGTCGCTGCTCCCAGGGGTCATTGCGCGGTAGGTCCGCCCCCATTGCTGTCAATCATGAGCAGCACGGCCCGTGGTTGGCCACGAGGCACCGCCCTGCGCTTCGTCACTCAGCCGCGGATTGGCTGGGCTGAACCTCTCCTGCCCTGTGATTGGTTACTGCTGCCGCTTGGGTCCGCCCTCTTGAGTCACCTTATTCGCTGCTGGTGACGCCCCCTAAGCGATGACGCTCCGCATTGGCCAGTTGCTCCGTCATTCATCTCAAGCCCCGCCTCCCCTCGGCATTCCTGCTGACCACTGGTTCACCGTCCCCTTGCTCCCATTGGCCTCTCCGCGCTGTCCATCCCCCCAACCCCCG harbors:
- the CDK2 gene encoding cyclin-dependent kinase 2 — its product is MGTVTRLPWLSSEPHPGHPSCRLLDVIHTENKLYLVFEFLHQDLKKFMDASSLGGIALPLIKSYLFQLLQGLAFCHAHRVLHRDLKPQNLLINADGAIKLADFGLARAFGVPVRTYTHEVVTLWYRAPEILLGCKYYSTAVDIWSLGCIFAEMVTRRALFPGDSEIDQLFRIFRTLGTPDEASWPGVTALPDYKPSFPKWARQDLGKVVPPLDEEGRKLLAQMLHYDPNKRISAKAALGHPFFRDVTRAVPHLRL